A single genomic interval of Polaribacter vadi harbors:
- a CDS encoding MATE family efflux transporter, whose product MNTDISFKRINKLAIPALIAGIAEPLLSITDTAIIGNINENATESLAAVGIVGAYISMLIWVFGQIRSAISSIISQYVGANKLDEIKTLPAQAIAIIVVCSLLVVAVSYPFAKQIFQFYNASGQVLTYCITYFKIRIFGFPFSLFVFAIFGIFRGLQNTFYPMIIAIIGALLNIVLDLAFVYGIEGFIEPMYIEGAAYASVIAQITMAILSILLLIKKTDISLKIETKLHQEIPKLLGMIGNLFIRTIALNTALYFATAYATGYGKEYIAAYTIGLNIWLLGAFMVDGYSSAGNILAGKLLGAKEYKTLLLLSTNLIKYGLITGIIIATFGFLFYNFIGQIFTKEPLVLEQFYHVFWIVILTQPISAITFIFDGMFKGMGFMKYLRNVLIFSTGFVFIPTLLFFDWLDYKLVAIWIAFTLWILARGIPLIIKFRRTFLPLANS is encoded by the coding sequence TTGAATACAGATATTAGTTTTAAACGAATTAACAAGCTTGCAATTCCTGCTTTAATTGCTGGTATTGCAGAACCTTTATTGTCCATTACAGATACTGCAATTATTGGTAATATTAATGAAAATGCTACAGAAAGCTTGGCTGCTGTTGGTATTGTTGGCGCTTATATTTCTATGCTAATTTGGGTTTTTGGACAAATAAGAAGTGCTATTTCATCTATAATTTCTCAATATGTTGGCGCTAATAAATTAGATGAAATAAAAACATTACCAGCACAAGCTATTGCAATTATTGTAGTTTGTAGTTTATTGGTTGTGGCTGTTTCTTATCCTTTTGCAAAGCAAATATTCCAATTTTATAATGCTTCAGGACAAGTGTTAACCTATTGCATTACTTATTTTAAAATTAGAATTTTTGGGTTCCCTTTTTCTTTATTTGTATTCGCAATTTTTGGCATTTTTAGAGGTTTGCAAAACACATTTTACCCAATGATAATTGCCATTATTGGAGCTTTGTTAAATATTGTATTAGATCTTGCTTTTGTTTATGGAATAGAAGGTTTTATAGAACCCATGTATATTGAAGGAGCTGCATATGCAAGTGTAATTGCTCAAATTACAATGGCAATATTATCGATTCTTTTGTTGATTAAAAAAACAGATATTTCTTTAAAAATAGAAACAAAACTTCATCAAGAAATTCCTAAATTATTGGGCATGATTGGCAATCTTTTTATAAGAACAATTGCTTTAAATACAGCATTATATTTTGCAACTGCTTATGCTACAGGTTATGGAAAAGAGTACATTGCAGCCTACACAATTGGTTTAAATATTTGGTTGTTAGGTGCTTTTATGGTTGATGGATATTCGAGTGCTGGGAATATTTTAGCAGGAAAATTATTAGGCGCAAAAGAGTATAAAACACTACTTCTTTTAAGTACTAATCTAATTAAATACGGTTTGATAACAGGAATTATCATAGCTACTTTTGGGTTTTTGTTTTATAATTTTATCGGTCAAATTTTTACCAAAGAACCTTTAGTTTTAGAACAATTTTATCACGTTTTTTGGATTGTTATTTTAACTCAACCCATAAGTGCTATTACCTTTATTTTTGATGGAATGTTTAAAGGAATGGGTTTCATGAAATATTTAAGAAATGTTTTAATTTTTTCTACAGGCTTTGTTTTTATCCCAACTTTGTTGTTTTTCGATTGGTTAGATTATAAGTTAGTCGCCATTTGGATTGCTTTTACTTTATGGATTTTAGCAAGAGGAATTCCTTTAATTATTAAATTTAGACGTACATTTTTACCACTGGCTAATTCCTAA
- a CDS encoding thioredoxin family protein: MTKFGELISAETPVLIDFYSDWNAIDNNVDTLRNVAAALGEKAKVIKIDIKKNETLADALRVKGNPTFMIYKNGEMKWRQTGFQDANTLINLVRKYF, encoded by the coding sequence ATGACAAAATTCGGAGAATTAATTAGTGCTGAAACACCAGTTTTAATCGATTTTTATTCAGATTGGAATGCTATTGATAACAACGTAGATACTTTAAGAAATGTTGCTGCTGCTTTGGGTGAAAAAGCCAAAGTAATTAAAATTGACATCAAAAAAAACGAAACCTTAGCAGATGCCTTGCGTGTAAAAGGAAATCCAACATTTATGATTTATAAAAATGGCGAAATGAAATGGCGTCAAACAGGTTTTCAAGACGCAAATACGTTAATCAATTTGGTTCGAAAATATTTTTAA
- a CDS encoding metallophosphoesterase: MPRWLIPVLIVLILIVSVEIYTFQAFKTISKSKLIRFSYIAISVAVYMYFFITILTYDRSKGQTPEFQMAMGILLSFSIPKLVIVFVLFGEDMYRWVLKLFSVISSSETQSLVGRRKFVSQIALGLAAIPFASFIYGIIQGKYNYKVIKYQLSFDDLPTAFDGYTITQISDIHSGSFTNKEKIQYGVDLINEQKSDLMLFTGDIVNNKADEMDNWIDVFKQLEAKEGKFAILGNHDYGDYMDWNSPQDKIDNFQRVKEIHKKIGFDLLLDEHRYLEKDGQKIALVGVENWGKGFNQAGDLQRASSKIKKEDFKILMSHDPSHWQEKVKMDDFNYHLTLSGHTHGLQMGIEIPGFLKWSPSQFVYKQWAGLYQEFGRYINVNRGFGYHAFPGRVGIWPEITVIELKKA; this comes from the coding sequence ATGCCTCGTTGGTTAATTCCAGTTCTTATTGTGCTCATTTTAATTGTTTCTGTAGAAATTTATACGTTTCAAGCTTTCAAAACAATTTCCAAAAGTAAATTAATACGATTCTCTTACATAGCAATTAGTGTTGCTGTGTATATGTATTTTTTCATCACCATTTTAACCTACGATAGAAGTAAAGGACAAACTCCAGAGTTTCAAATGGCAATGGGAATTTTACTTTCTTTTTCAATTCCTAAATTAGTAATTGTATTTGTACTTTTTGGTGAAGATATGTATCGATGGGTTTTGAAATTGTTTTCGGTAATTTCAAGTTCAGAAACGCAATCTTTGGTTGGAAGAAGAAAATTTGTATCGCAAATTGCTTTGGGATTAGCAGCAATTCCTTTTGCGTCTTTTATCTATGGAATCATTCAAGGAAAATATAATTATAAGGTGATAAAATATCAACTTTCTTTTGATGATTTACCAACAGCTTTTGATGGTTATACAATAACGCAAATTTCAGATATTCATTCAGGAAGTTTTACCAATAAAGAAAAAATACAATATGGTGTTGATTTAATTAATGAGCAAAAATCTGATTTGATGTTATTTACAGGTGATATTGTAAATAATAAAGCTGATGAAATGGATAATTGGATTGATGTTTTTAAGCAATTAGAAGCTAAAGAAGGCAAATTTGCCATTTTAGGAAACCATGATTATGGAGATTATATGGATTGGAATTCGCCTCAAGATAAAATTGATAATTTTCAAAGAGTAAAAGAAATTCACAAAAAAATAGGGTTTGATTTATTGTTAGATGAACACAGATATTTAGAAAAAGATGGACAAAAAATAGCCTTAGTTGGTGTCGAAAATTGGGGAAAAGGTTTTAACCAAGCAGGAGATTTGCAGCGAGCATCATCAAAAATAAAAAAAGAAGATTTTAAAATTTTAATGAGTCACGATCCAAGTCATTGGCAAGAAAAGGTAAAAATGGACGATTTTAATTATCATTTAACGCTAAGTGGTCATACACATGGTTTGCAAATGGGGATTGAAATTCCTGGTTTTTTAAAATGGAGTCCCTCTCAATTTGTGTACAAACAATGGGCAGGTTTGTATCAAGAATTTGGCAGATATATAAATGTAAACAGAGGTTTTGGGTATCATGCTTTTCCTGGAAGAGTTGGTATTTGGCCAGAAATTACAGTTATAGAATTGAAAAAAGCTTGA
- a CDS encoding type II toxin-antitoxin system ParD family antitoxin: MNKNTSISLGNYFDEFVQSSVKEGRFKNVSEVIRAGLRLLEEEESRVIALKNAIQEGIDSEIAHDFDSKKHLETLKAKKYSNGRI, encoded by the coding sequence ATGAATAAAAATACATCCATATCACTAGGAAATTATTTTGATGAATTTGTGCAAAGCAGCGTAAAAGAAGGAAGGTTTAAAAACGTTAGTGAAGTTATACGTGCAGGTTTAAGACTTTTAGAAGAAGAAGAAAGTAGAGTAATTGCTTTAAAAAATGCAATTCAAGAGGGAATTGATAGTGAAATTGCTCACGATTTTGATTCAAAAAAACATCTTGAAACCTTAAAAGCGAAAAAATATTCGAATGGCCGAATATAA
- a CDS encoding type II toxin-antitoxin system RelE/ParE family toxin codes for MAEYKLTNKAVEDLSKIWEYTFEVWSEKQADKYYDRLITSCQEIANNPELGKNYQGITDSLLGMKINRHIIFYRTLHENYVEITRILHERMDLKEKIIQ; via the coding sequence ATGGCCGAATATAAATTAACAAATAAAGCTGTTGAAGATTTATCAAAAATTTGGGAATATACATTTGAAGTTTGGTCAGAAAAACAAGCCGACAAATACTATGATCGTTTAATTACTAGTTGCCAAGAAATAGCCAACAATCCAGAATTGGGCAAAAATTATCAAGGCATAACCGATTCACTTCTAGGAATGAAAATAAATCGACACATAATTTTCTATAGAACATTACATGAAAATTATGTGGAAATTACCAGAATATTGCACGAAAGAATGGATTTAAAAGAAAAAATTATTCAATAA
- a CDS encoding universal stress protein, which produces MQNILVPIGFTENAQNTLQYAIDFAAETNAKVFVFRAYSAPTKMGTMINVNNIIERETNLYLRTMVNSVDKKNVDIKLISARGSVVDSILSIDDELGIDLIIVGAKSNSIKEEIFLGKTAGSIVKQTDVPLLTVPEDYKYAPIKNVLLAFKSGILKSKTALNPLQNIVKKFNTQVNLLLVKTPNYEQEDLVIHKDLEKLQATLTVTENATTFQGVLEHIKTHNPDMLCVFRRKRGFFKKLWEKNTILKEEFYTNVPLLILKGKK; this is translated from the coding sequence ATGCAAAACATTTTAGTTCCTATCGGATTTACAGAAAACGCTCAAAATACATTACAATATGCAATCGATTTTGCAGCTGAAACAAACGCAAAAGTTTTTGTTTTTAGAGCTTATAGTGCACCAACTAAAATGGGCACTATGATAAACGTAAACAATATTATTGAACGTGAAACTAATTTGTATTTGCGAACGATGGTAAATTCTGTAGATAAAAAAAATGTAGATATTAAATTAATTTCGGCAAGAGGCTCTGTAGTTGACAGTATTTTATCTATTGATGATGAATTAGGAATCGATTTAATTATTGTTGGCGCAAAAAGCAACTCTATAAAAGAAGAAATATTTTTAGGAAAAACAGCTGGAAGCATTGTAAAACAAACAGATGTACCTTTATTAACAGTACCTGAAGATTATAAATACGCACCCATTAAAAATGTTTTATTAGCCTTTAAATCTGGTATTTTAAAAAGCAAAACAGCTTTAAATCCTTTGCAAAACATTGTTAAAAAGTTTAATACTCAAGTAAATTTATTGTTGGTAAAAACTCCAAATTACGAACAAGAAGATTTAGTGATTCATAAGGATTTAGAGAAATTACAAGCTACCTTAACCGTTACTGAAAATGCAACTACTTTTCAAGGAGTTTTAGAGCATATAAAAACTCATAATCCTGATATGTTATGTGTTTTTAGACGAAAAAGAGGTTTCTTTAAAAAGCTTTGGGAAAAGAATACTATCTTAAAAGAAGAATTTTATACAAATGTTCCTTTATTGATTTTAAAAGGAAAAAAATAG
- a CDS encoding sterol desaturase family protein has translation MIDNIVVFFENLTSLQKFIWIVGCLSVFWILEGVYPLKKHQYNKWKHAKTNFVLLLSTMLINVIFGLLTVGVFLWIDTTNFGLLHMVDFPVWVEIILAIMILDFTSQYLVHVLLHKIPFMWRFHTVHHSDTHVDVTSGTRHHPIDFIFRETFALLGVLIAGLPVSYYLMYRILTVLFTYFSHADISLPAKLDKAISYVFISPNTHKFHHHHVMPWTDTNFGNIFSFWDRIFGTFMYQDTKDIVYGVDILDAKKSEDILYQLKAPFQKGLKSVEYKS, from the coding sequence ATGATTGATAATATTGTTGTTTTTTTCGAAAACCTAACTAGCTTACAAAAGTTTATTTGGATTGTGGGTTGTTTATCTGTTTTCTGGATTTTAGAAGGCGTTTATCCCCTTAAAAAACATCAATACAACAAATGGAAACATGCTAAAACTAATTTCGTTTTACTACTTTCTACAATGCTCATTAATGTTATTTTTGGGTTGCTAACTGTTGGCGTTTTTCTTTGGATTGATACCACAAATTTTGGGTTACTACATATGGTTGATTTCCCTGTTTGGGTAGAAATCATTTTAGCAATTATGATTCTGGATTTTACCTCACAATATTTAGTGCACGTTTTATTGCACAAAATTCCTTTTATGTGGCGTTTTCACACAGTACATCATAGTGATACACATGTAGATGTAACTTCTGGAACAAGACATCATCCCATCGATTTTATTTTTAGAGAAACCTTTGCTTTGCTTGGCGTTTTAATTGCTGGTTTGCCTGTTTCCTATTATTTAATGTACCGAATTTTAACGGTTCTTTTTACCTATTTTTCGCATGCAGATATTAGTTTACCAGCCAAATTAGACAAAGCTATTAGCTATGTTTTTATTTCGCCAAATACACACAAATTCCATCATCATCATGTAATGCCTTGGACAGATACCAACTTTGGAAATATCTTTTCTTTTTGGGATAGAATTTTTGGCACTTTTATGTATCAAGACACCAAAGACATTGTGTATGGAGTTGACATTTTAGACGCAAAAAAATCAGAAGACATTTTATATCAATTAAAAGCTCCTTTTCAAAAAGGATTGAAATCTGTGGAATATAAAAGTTAG